A window of the Verminephrobacter eiseniae EF01-2 genome harbors these coding sequences:
- a CDS encoding DUF2339 domain-containing protein, which translates to MGMIAGLFIGALFKSMPVALILALVGAYAFSQMFGKKKKDAPQRTEAESALSDDQAVGAPAAAGAPAGGVLKLQQRVSELEERVSQLERQLAQGAGEVAVTPAAPVSDRAASMASTPVAESPSLPLGQPATARAAEMTRPRISVMQVSQPVVVAKDPAAEAPAAPAIPAVDEPDAPRPPETVAAPAPVVGPPLVHRPPPPPVPLRDRLPAPIANLIFNGNMLVKLGVLILFLGLVFLLRYTAERVTVPIELRYAAVALVGAGLLVLGWLLRHKRAGYALILQGAGIGVFYLTTLAAMKFGGLLSTSVGFAFLFGVAVLSAALAVLQNAPLLAIVAALEGFAAPVLASTGSNQPVGLFTYLLVLDVGIVLIAWFKAWRVLNLIGFVGTFTLASSWAHKYYTDDQYGTVQPFLVVFFLLFTAIGLFFARRTLFDAPVQPAQPLATRALDTLRRAGRVDSSLVFGTPMVAFGMQYLLMRPWEYGAAFSAMALAALYLVLGRLVFASQPKGLALLAEAYAIVGVILGTLAIPLGLEGQWSSATWAVEAAGMYWLGARQGRVYARAFSFLVFAGAVWKLLEATQLDGAAGHPLLQGSVIGPLLVAASAFAMWAMQRRAKLDEGDSLEAIVGSALPWFGMAALTLLLWQWFMPPWAAAATAVLASVTFAVAVRFALLPLTSVSFGMQALAVVVFITTLHRTGDGLDAKQALESGWQGAAAACLIAFSVLGSAAWSMSQAHRAARARGVQPVWSTGNVVSVIAGVGLLHLAMLFQISLTQAALLWPLTATVVLWVALRMAHLPLAAFAGVLHAVSSILFIVLAVMGGDMRVLRPAFGHLGFWTPVVLGLTALLAGDWLRDEARPRAGEPIGVARKRWVDAWCTNPVVPWVPVIWGLGWWLFGMLGESVRVLNLHALASHMPAAVMAVVLVTSVLSALVAHRRDWPQLGQATSATLPGFSLIAVYGIAGEPTPFYVPSSALGWIAWPLALVWHLRLLRAQKRWFDASTLTPFHVAGFWLFLLLAARECQWQLGRIGAEWSNWQLLGWAIVPALALWALRSRVLLQRWPLSEYRSAYLEFAVTPVAVYLLAWVWVTNAASPGAAAPLPYVPLLDPLELAQWLVLFALLLWWRALPQGSFARVQPMVAKGAVGCTGLALLTGMVLRTCHHYAGVEWRFDTLYASWLTQAALSITWAICGVVAMVLGHGRRVRTLWIAGAALLGVVVLKLFFVELADRGGLFRIVSFIAVGALLLLVGYFAPVPPKKQEAGPKEEAPAEGGAA; encoded by the coding sequence ATGGGCATGATTGCCGGCCTGTTCATTGGGGCGCTGTTCAAATCAATGCCGGTGGCGCTGATTCTCGCACTCGTCGGCGCGTACGCATTCTCGCAGATGTTCGGCAAGAAGAAAAAGGACGCGCCGCAGCGCACCGAGGCTGAAAGCGCGCTGTCGGACGACCAAGCCGTTGGTGCACCGGCGGCAGCGGGAGCGCCCGCAGGCGGTGTGCTGAAGCTACAGCAGCGGGTGAGCGAACTCGAAGAGCGGGTCAGCCAGCTCGAACGCCAGCTCGCGCAGGGTGCAGGTGAAGTGGCCGTGACACCGGCCGCGCCGGTCAGCGATCGCGCCGCCTCCATGGCCAGCACGCCAGTGGCCGAGTCGCCTTCATTGCCGTTGGGTCAACCGGCGACCGCGCGCGCCGCCGAGATGACGCGGCCCCGCATCTCGGTCATGCAGGTTTCGCAACCTGTCGTCGTTGCCAAGGATCCCGCGGCAGAAGCGCCGGCCGCGCCTGCCATTCCTGCTGTCGACGAACCCGACGCGCCGCGTCCGCCGGAAACCGTCGCTGCCCCTGCGCCGGTCGTCGGGCCGCCGCTGGTTCACCGCCCTCCCCCGCCACCGGTCCCGCTGCGCGACCGCCTGCCTGCGCCGATCGCCAACCTGATCTTCAACGGCAACATGCTGGTCAAGCTCGGCGTGCTGATCCTGTTCCTCGGCCTGGTTTTCCTGCTGCGCTACACGGCCGAGCGCGTCACGGTGCCGATCGAACTGCGCTACGCCGCAGTCGCGCTGGTGGGCGCGGGCCTGCTGGTGCTGGGCTGGCTGCTGCGCCACAAGCGCGCGGGCTATGCGCTGATCCTGCAGGGCGCGGGCATCGGCGTCTTCTATCTCACGACGCTCGCGGCCATGAAGTTCGGCGGCCTGCTGTCGACCAGCGTGGGCTTCGCGTTCCTGTTCGGCGTGGCGGTGCTCAGCGCCGCGCTGGCCGTGCTGCAGAACGCGCCGCTGCTGGCCATCGTGGCCGCGCTCGAAGGCTTCGCCGCGCCGGTGCTGGCATCGACCGGCTCGAACCAGCCGGTAGGCCTGTTCACCTACCTGCTGGTGCTCGACGTGGGCATCGTGCTGATCGCGTGGTTCAAAGCCTGGCGCGTGCTCAACCTGATCGGTTTCGTGGGTACCTTCACGCTCGCGTCCAGTTGGGCGCACAAGTACTACACCGACGACCAGTACGGCACCGTGCAGCCGTTCCTCGTCGTGTTCTTCCTGCTGTTCACCGCCATCGGGTTGTTCTTCGCGCGCCGCACGCTGTTCGATGCGCCGGTGCAGCCCGCGCAGCCGCTCGCGACGCGCGCGCTCGACACGCTGCGCCGCGCCGGCCGGGTCGACAGTTCGCTGGTGTTCGGCACGCCGATGGTCGCATTCGGCATGCAGTACCTGCTGATGCGCCCGTGGGAATACGGCGCCGCCTTCTCGGCGATGGCGCTCGCGGCCCTCTATCTCGTGCTGGGCCGGCTGGTGTTCGCCTCGCAGCCCAAGGGCCTCGCGCTGCTGGCGGAGGCCTATGCCATCGTCGGCGTGATCCTCGGCACGCTTGCGATTCCGCTCGGCCTCGAAGGGCAGTGGAGCAGCGCGACATGGGCGGTCGAGGCGGCCGGCATGTACTGGCTGGGCGCGCGGCAAGGGCGCGTCTACGCGCGTGCCTTTTCGTTCCTGGTGTTCGCGGGTGCGGTGTGGAAGCTGCTCGAAGCCACGCAACTCGACGGGGCGGCAGGGCATCCGCTGCTGCAGGGCTCCGTGATCGGCCCGCTGCTGGTGGCAGCGAGCGCCTTCGCGATGTGGGCCATGCAGCGTCGCGCGAAGCTCGACGAGGGCGACAGCCTCGAAGCCATCGTCGGCAGCGCCTTGCCGTGGTTCGGCATGGCCGCGCTCACGCTGCTCTTGTGGCAGTGGTTCATGCCGCCCTGGGCCGCGGCCGCGACGGCCGTGCTGGCTTCGGTCACCTTTGCCGTCGCCGTGCGCTTCGCGTTGCTGCCACTCACCTCTGTGAGTTTCGGCATGCAAGCGCTGGCAGTGGTGGTTTTCATCACCACGCTGCATCGCACAGGCGATGGGCTCGATGCCAAGCAGGCGCTCGAAAGCGGCTGGCAAGGCGCTGCGGCCGCCTGCCTGATCGCGTTCAGCGTGCTCGGCAGCGCCGCCTGGTCGATGTCGCAGGCGCATCGCGCGGCACGGGCGCGCGGCGTGCAGCCTGTGTGGTCGACCGGCAATGTGGTGAGCGTGATCGCGGGCGTGGGTCTGCTGCACCTTGCGATGCTGTTCCAGATCAGCCTCACCCAGGCCGCGCTGCTGTGGCCGCTGACCGCCACCGTCGTGCTGTGGGTGGCGCTGCGCATGGCGCACCTGCCGCTCGCGGCGTTCGCGGGCGTGCTGCATGCGGTCTCGTCGATCCTCTTCATCGTGCTGGCAGTGATGGGGGGCGACATGCGCGTGTTGCGCCCCGCCTTCGGGCATCTCGGCTTCTGGACGCCGGTGGTGCTGGGCCTGACGGCGCTCTTGGCCGGCGACTGGTTGCGCGACGAGGCGCGGCCGCGTGCGGGCGAGCCCATCGGCGTGGCGCGCAAGCGCTGGGTCGATGCCTGGTGCACCAACCCTGTCGTGCCGTGGGTGCCCGTGATCTGGGGCCTGGGCTGGTGGCTGTTCGGCATGCTGGGCGAAAGCGTCCGGGTGCTGAACCTCCACGCGCTGGCGAGCCATATGCCGGCGGCCGTCATGGCGGTGGTGCTCGTGACGTCCGTGCTGTCTGCGCTCGTGGCGCACCGGCGCGACTGGCCGCAGCTCGGTCAGGCGACGAGCGCCACGCTGCCCGGCTTCAGCCTGATCGCCGTCTACGGCATCGCAGGCGAGCCGACGCCGTTCTACGTGCCGTCGAGCGCGCTCGGCTGGATCGCGTGGCCGCTGGCGCTGGTGTGGCACCTGCGCCTGCTGCGCGCGCAAAAGCGCTGGTTCGATGCATCGACGCTGACGCCATTCCACGTTGCGGGCTTCTGGCTCTTCCTGCTGCTCGCAGCGCGCGAATGTCAATGGCAGCTCGGCCGCATCGGCGCCGAGTGGTCGAACTGGCAACTGCTGGGCTGGGCCATCGTGCCGGCGCTCGCGCTGTGGGCACTGCGCTCGCGCGTGCTGCTGCAGCGCTGGCCGCTCAGCGAGTACCGCAGCGCCTACCTGGAGTTCGCCGTGACACCGGTGGCGGTGTACCTGCTCGCATGGGTGTGGGTGACCAACGCCGCCAGCCCTGGCGCTGCGGCGCCGCTGCCTTATGTGCCGCTGCTCGATCCGCTCGAACTCGCGCAATGGCTCGTGCTATTCGCGCTGCTGCTCTGGTGGCGCGCGCTGCCGCAGGGCTCGTTCGCGCGCGTACAGCCAATGGTCGCCAAGGGCGCCGTCGGCTGCACCGGCCTCGCACTGCTGACCGGCATGGTGCTGCGCACCTGCCATCACTATGCGGGCGTCGAATGGCGCTTCGACACGCTCTATGCCTCGTGGCTCACGCAGGCGGCGTTGTCGATCACCTGGGCAATCTGCGGTGTGGTCGCGATGGTGCTCGGCCACGGGCGCCGGGTGCGCACGCTGTGGATCGCGGGCGCCGCGCTGCTCGGCGTGGTGGTGTTGAAGCTGTTCTTCGTCGAACTGGCGGACCGCGGCGGGCTGTTCCGCATCGTGTCGTTCATTGCGGTCGGCGCGCTGCTGCTGCTGGTCGGGTACTTCGCGCCTGTGCCGCCGAAGAAACAAGAGGCGGGGCCGAAGGAAGAGGCGCCGGCTGAAGGAGGCGCGGCATGA
- a CDS encoding helix-turn-helix domain-containing protein, translated as MDSPLPLPVERAIQKLGGDISLARRRRHISQASLAERMGASLSTVRRMEKGDVRVPIHFFARALHVFGEIQALENLLDTAKDDIGLTLMDASLPKRVRAKSGTSGAL; from the coding sequence GTGGATTCACCGCTTCCACTTCCCGTCGAGCGGGCCATCCAGAAGCTTGGCGGTGACATTTCCCTCGCCCGCCGGCGGCGCCACATCTCCCAGGCGTCGTTGGCCGAGCGCATGGGCGCTTCCCTGAGCACCGTGCGTCGCATGGAAAAAGGCGATGTGCGGGTGCCCATCCACTTCTTCGCCCGTGCGCTGCACGTTTTCGGCGAAATTCAGGCGCTGGAGAACCTGCTGGATACCGCCAAGGACGACATCGGCCTGACGTTGATGGACGCGAGCCTGCCCAAGCGCGTGCGCGCCAAGTCCGGCACCTCGGGAGCACTCTGA